The following proteins come from a genomic window of Populus alba chromosome 12, ASM523922v2, whole genome shotgun sequence:
- the LOC118060483 gene encoding N6-adenosine-methyltransferase non-catalytic subunit MTB, which translates to MESPERSSRSYGRKDVEDSSDVKSDRGGDDEEWDVSDKRKHSSIKSRMSTNGEDAEGFDGGGRRRTSGGDRNDSRKRSGGGGSSKVGSDEDDYETRKEMRSKQMKKKQEESSLEKLSSWYQDGELENKQSGGDKSVGKGHGRPDESERRKMISKISEHESSRKASKSREERSYDGESEKALGRDSRYSERKDSSREKGHGSAETGKNSRRRWDESDSNRKAEENHHEKSDFISGKMSDSNHESKERSARIEPSESKSIGLDSNSEKGAKTSNKDDKRADADREKNKSKSRSEAAKEDNGASPITREDRSGREKIEKHREQRTPTGKDVSESRERSSNAEEDGNTWVGDKSTREVGRSNRSRTPERSIRHHQESQHSEIECERNVDTRRKDQEKDGYRDDRSKGREDSWNDRNRDRESSKENWKRRQPSGNDREPKDGDIAYDRGRDWEPRHVRERNDSERPHGRSRGEAVKTSSNFGISNDNYDVIEVPLDHGRPEARSNFSRRIEVSQQSDVKSAPNTEEWAYMQGERARRNDSPFVGDSKDKYMDDDAPLQDPSSWRDDVEYQVGKGRGQKGGMPSRGAGGQSSSSGSQTPYRNQDPGSFGRGPPQGVKGSRVGRGGRGRPAGRDNQQVTLPLPLMGSPFGSLGMQPPGALQPLAPSMSPAPCPQISPGVYIPPFSSPVVWAGARGVEMNMLGVPPALSAVPPGPTTPRFPPNMGTTPSNPAMFFNQAGPGRGMPPSIPGPGFNASGPVGRGTPPDQNAGGWILPRNNGPPGKAPSRGEQNDYSQNFVDTGMRPQNFIRELELTNVVEDYPKLRELIQKKDEIVSKSASPPMYMKCNLHEFELSPEFFGTKFDVILVDPPWEEYVHRAPGVADHVEYWTFEEILNLKIEAIADTPSFIFLWVGDGVGLEQGRRCLKKWGFRRCEDICWVKTNKSNATPGLRHDSHTLFQHSKEHCLMGIKGTVRRSTDGHIIHANIDTDVIIAEEPPYGSTQKPEDMYRIIEHFSLGRRRLELFGEDHNIRSGWLTAGKGLSSSNFNAEAYIRNFADKDGKVWQGGGGRNPPPEAPHLVVTTPDIEALRPKSPMKNQQQMQQQTVSISLTAANSSSRRPAGNSPQNPSTFSLNQEASSANPSTPAPWASSPMEGCRGREGGNMPSEDKVFDVYGYSGQVNGDYLDFESHRPMN; encoded by the exons ATGGAGTCGCCTGAACGTTCTAGTCGTAGTTATGGGAGAAAGGATGTAGAAGATAGTTCAGATGTGAAGAGTGATAGGGGCGGGGATGATGAAGAATGGGATGTGAGTGATAAGAGGAAACACAGTTCTATCAAGTCTAGGATGTCCACCAATGGGGAGGATGCTGAAGGATTCGATGGGGGTGGGAGAAGGAGAACTTCAGGCGGGGACAGGAATGATAGTCGTAAGAGGTCAGGTGGTGGTGGGTCAAGTAAAGTGGGTAGTGATGAAGATGATTATGAGACGAGAAAAGAGATGCGGTCTAAgcagatgaagaaaaaacaggagGAAAGTAGTTTGGAAAAATTGAGCAGTTGGTATCAGGATGGAGAATTAGAGAACAAGCAGAGTGGAGGTGACAAGTCTGTTGGTAAAGGCCATGGTCGCCCTGATGAAAGCGAGAGAAGGAAAATGATATCAAAGATCTCGGAGCATGAGAGTTCCCGTAAGGCAAGTAAAAGTAGAGAAGAAAGATCCTATGATGGAGAGAGTGAAAAGGCACTGGGTAGAGATTCTAGATATTCAGAAAGGAAGGATAGCAGCCGAGAGAAAGGTCACGGTTCTGCTGAGACAGGGAAAAATTCTAGGAGAAGGTGGGATGAATCTGACTCCAACAGAAAAGCCGAAGAAAATCATCATGAAAAGTCTGATTTCATAAGTGGAAAGATGTCTGATTCCAATCACGAGTCTAAAGAAAGAAGTGCTAGAATCGAACCTAGTGAGAGTAAAAGCATAGGTTTGGATTCAAACAGTGAAAAGGGTGCCAAAACCAGCAACAAAGATGACAAAAGAGCTGATGCAGACAGGGAGAAGAATAAGAGTAAAAGCAGGTCAGAAGCTGCCAAAGAAGATAACGGGGCTAGTCCTATCACCCGTGAAGATAGATCAGGTCGGGAGAAAATTGAGAAGCATAGAGAGCAGAGAACTCCCACTGGAAAAGATGTTTCTGAAAGCCGTGAAAGGTCCTCCAATGCAGAAGAAGATGGAAACACATGGGTGGGAGATAAAAGTACAAGAGAAGTAGGGCGGTCTAATAGGTCCAGGACTCCCGAGAGGAGCATTAGGCATCATCAAGAATCTCAACATTCTGAAATAGAGTGTGAAAGAAATGTTGACACAAGACGGAAGGATCAAGAAAAGGATGGCTACAGGGATGATAGATCAAAAGGCAGGGAGGACAGCTGGAATGACAGGAATAGGGATCGGGAAAGTTCCAAAGAGAACTGGAAAAGAAGACAACCTTCTGGTAATGACAGGGAGCCAAAAGACGGGGACATTGCTTATGATCGTGGAAGAGACTGGGAGCCAAGACATGTTCGTGAAAGGAATGACAGTGAAAGGCCTCATGGTCGAAGCAGGGGTGAAGCTGTGAAAACCTCATCAAATTTTGGGATTTCAAATGATAATTATGATGTGATAGAGGTCCCCCTTGATCATGGACGACCAGAGGCTAGATCCAACTTTTCTAGGAGGATTGAGGTCAGTCAGCAGTCTGATGTAAAATCAGCACCAAACACTGAAGAGTGGGCGTACATGCAAGGTGAAAGGGCAAGAAGGAATGACTCACCTTTTGTTGGAGACTCAAAGGACAAGTATATGGATGATGATGCGCCATTGCAAGATCCGAGTTCTTGGAGGGATGACGTTGAGTACCAGGTAGGGAAAGGGAGAGGCCAAAAGGGGGGCATGCCCAGTCGCGGTGCTGGTGGTCAAAGTTCTAGCAGTGGTTCACAGACTCCATATAGAAACCAGGATCCAGGTTCCTTTGGCAGAGGTCCTCCACAGGGAGTAAAAGGAAGTAGAGTAGGGAGAGGAGGAAGGGGGAGGCCTGCTGGGAGAGATAACCAACAGGTTACACTCCCGTTGCCATTAATGGGATCACCTTTTGGGTCTCTTGGAATGCAACCACCTGGAGCACTTCAGCCTCTTGCTCCTAGTATGTCACCTGCTCCATGTCCTCAAATTAGTCCAGGTGTCTACATTCCACCATTTTCCTCACCAGTTGTTTGGGCAGGCGCCCGAGGTGTGGAGATGAATATGCTTGGTGTCCCCCCTGCTCTCTCTGCTGTTCCTCCTGGGCCCACAACGCCAAGATTCCCCCCTAACATGGGAACAACTCCTTCAAACCCTgctatgttttttaatcaagcagGACCTGGAAGGGGAATGCCTCCAAGCATACCTGGTCCTGGTTTTAATGCTTCAGGACCAGTAGGACGAGGAACACCACCAGATCAAAATGCCGGGGGTTGGATTCTTCCTAGAAACAACGGTCCTCCAGGTAAAGCTCCTTCAAGAGGAGAGCAGAATGATTACTCACAGAATTTTGTTGATACTGGTATGCGACCCCAGAACTTCATCAGAGAGCTAGAGCTGACCAATGTTGTAGAGGATTATCCCAAGCTTAGGGAGCTTATACagaaaaaggatgagattgtgtCTAAATCTGCTTCTCCTCCCATGTACATGAAATGCAACCTGCATGAGTTTGAGCTGTCTCCAGAGTTCTTTGGAACCAAGTTTGATGTTATTCTGGTGGACCCTCCATGGGAGGAATATGTTCATCGAGCTCCTGGTGTTGCTGACCATGTGGAGTATTGGACTTTTGAAGAAATACTAAATCTTAAGATTGAG GCAATAGCAGATACGCCTTCTTTTATCTTCCTCTGGGTGGGTGATGGTGTTGGTCTTGAGCAAGGCCGCCGCTGTTTAAAGAAG TGGGGATTTCGGAGATGCGAAGATATTTGCTGGGTGAAGACCAACAAAAGCAACGCAACTCCAGGGCTCCGACATGATTCCCATACTTTGTTTCAGCATTCAAAg GAACACTGCTTGATGGGTATAAAAGGAACTGTTCGCCGCAGCACTGATGGTCACATCATCCATGCTAACATTGATACTGATGTAATTATTGCTGAGGAACCTCCTTATG GTTCAACTCAAAAGCCTGAAGACATGTATCGGATAATTGAGCATTTCTCTCTAGGCCGCAGAAGGCTTGAGCTCTTTGGTGAAGATCACAACATTCGATCTGGTTGGCTGACTGCTGGTAAAGGATTATCATCATCAAATTTCAATGCTGAG GCGTACATCAGGAATTTTGCTGACAAGGATGGCAAAGTTTGGCAAGGAGGGGGTGGAAGAAATCCTCCTCCTGAGGCGCCTCATCTTGTCGTGACTACCCCTGATATAGAGGCTCTACGCCCTAAGTCACCAATGAAGAACCAGCAGCAAATGCAGCAGCAAACAGTATCGATTTCTCTGACAGCAGCCAATTCCTCCAGCAGAAGGCCAGCTGGAAATTCTCCTCAGAATCcaagtactttcagtttaaacCAAGAGGCCTCTAGTGCTAACCCTTCAACCCCAGCCCCTTGGGCATCATCACCAATGGAAGGCTGTAGAGGACGAGAGGGTGGGAATATGCCCTCAGAAGACAAGGTCTTTGATGTGTATGGTTATAGCGGGCAGGTAAATGGAGATTATCTAGATTTTGAATCCCACAGACCTATGAATTAG
- the LOC118060484 gene encoding sec-independent protein translocase protein TATB, chloroplastic, whose amino-acid sequence MVMASLISTSASLCSTSTSTKSALYPLPPSPLIPYHKAPKFGLSTWIPQLCLGPFSQWIGLKHLGISFSPNFVAKERKGRCKGQVIHASLFGVGAPEALVIGVVALLVFGPKGLAEVARNLGKTLREFQPTIKELQEVSREFKSTLEREIGLDEISNQTQNTYSSKITNTASNPSSAGSTDISPTVTDPNGAPSPNRAYTSEEYLKITEEQLKASAAEQQGLSTPPVESQLEPETQLRPQESVKETAGATPSPEKPENEVQNS is encoded by the exons ATGGTCATGGCATCACTAATTTCAACCTCAGCATCCTTGTGTTCAACTTCAACAAGCACAAAATCAGCTCTCTACCCTCTCCCCCCCTCTCCTCTAATCCCATACCATAAAGCACCCAAATTTGGTCTCTCGACATGGATTCCTCAACTGTGTCTTGGTCCTTTCTCTCAATGGATTGGTTTAAAGCATCTGGGTATCTCATTCTCCCCCAATTTCGTTGCTAAAG AGAGGAAAGGAAGGTGTAAGGGTCAGGTGATTCATGCATCTTTGTTCGGTGTTGGGGCTCCTGAGGCTCTGGTTATTGGTGTGGTGGCTCTGCTGGTTTTTGGCCCCAAAGGTCTTGCTGAG GTTGCACGCAATCTAGGGAAAACTCTACGTGAATTTCAACCCACAATTAAAGAACTTCAG gAGGTGTCAAGGGAATTCAAGAGCACCCTTGAGCGAGAGATTGGGCTTGatgaaatttcaaatcaaactcAAAACACATATAGCTCCAAGATAACAAACACCGCATCAAACCCTTCATCAGCTGGCAGCACCGATATTTCTCCCACCGTGACTGACCCTA atggTGCTCCATCCCCAAACAGAGCGTATACCAGTGAAGAGTACTTGAAAATCACAGAAGAGCAGCTAAAAGCATCCGCTGCTGAACAACAGGGTCTGTCAACCCCTCCAGTAGAAAGTCAGTTGGAACCTGAAACTCAGCTTCGGCCACAAG AGTCCGTCAAAGAAACTGCTGGTGCGACGCCTTCTCCAGAAAAGCCAGAAAATGAAGTGCAAAACTCTTAA